In Leptospira ellinghausenii, the following proteins share a genomic window:
- a CDS encoding SpoIIE family protein phosphatase, with protein MSIRYKFLLILSVSQILLVIALTTSFAYLLQSVKNIPQTQRAEDLSRNFQRELEFKEEKLRLLLEEITFNARTREILERGLSDRQVLQRELPYLQQILKRYGLSIFELGDNQGKVVFRVHRPKDFGDDKKNQPIIQNALNGQATAALEDGHSGLGFRLAAPLFGRGTILIGQVVDDSFTKTISKDNRIHLAIFQEGKVKTVGSDMIRMVMNENPGLLLEEQRFHFQNKPYYLVKIPYVGSSQKIKQLVFHVMIDENEVESKTWKIWSFFVVASLVLCGVIFLISFLFSRDMVEAIKLLTSAMVDLDQWKPETLPTHRSDEIGQMGRVFVEMKEELAEHQNHLEEMVNQRTRELNDTLSEMQKMQEKQDGDYFLTSLLIKPLKGSFAKSETVSIQIFERQMKQFQFRNKQSEIGGDLSVSDSIYLMGKKYTVFLNADAMGKSIQGAGGALVMGTVFKSIITRTQKLRYMQDRHPERWLKECFQEVHNVFISFDGHMLLSAILGLVDEETGTLYYINAEHPWIVLYRDGVASFLENEHSLRKIGFTEMSGDEVVIQIYPLRPGDVLILGSDGRDDLFVGHSGGNRMINDDETVFLRHVTEGAGDLAEICRVMMLFGELTDDLSLMRISFLEEVAYAAKESTKNNTYYKMLGEGIQSYRDGEWNNAIFALELALESEPDDLYCLRELSKLYMKSKDYEKAIVLANRYLQLNPGDTDFLFYIAYAHKQKRDFVLATDYAERLRYRDPKNFNNLLLLAEILMHRRDIERSKEVLLALQEMAPENPKVLKLKNFWKKMVTTSVT; from the coding sequence ATGAGCATACGTTACAAATTCTTATTAATATTGAGTGTGAGTCAAATTCTTCTTGTAATTGCTCTCACAACGAGTTTCGCCTACCTTTTACAATCAGTCAAGAATATCCCTCAAACACAAAGAGCAGAAGACTTATCACGAAACTTTCAGCGAGAGTTAGAGTTCAAAGAAGAAAAACTTAGGTTATTATTGGAAGAAATTACCTTTAACGCAAGAACAAGGGAAATTTTGGAACGGGGACTTAGTGATCGTCAAGTTTTACAAAGAGAACTTCCTTATTTGCAACAAATCTTAAAACGGTATGGTCTTTCCATTTTTGAACTCGGTGATAACCAAGGAAAAGTAGTCTTTCGGGTCCATAGACCAAAAGATTTTGGGGATGATAAAAAAAACCAACCTATCATTCAAAATGCTCTGAATGGCCAAGCGACTGCTGCCTTGGAAGATGGGCATAGTGGACTTGGATTTCGTTTAGCAGCACCACTTTTTGGTCGAGGTACAATTCTCATTGGCCAAGTGGTTGATGATAGTTTTACAAAAACAATCTCAAAAGACAATCGGATCCATCTGGCAATTTTTCAGGAAGGAAAGGTGAAAACTGTAGGATCGGATATGATCCGAATGGTGATGAATGAAAATCCAGGCTTACTTTTAGAAGAACAAAGATTTCATTTCCAAAATAAACCTTATTATTTAGTAAAAATTCCATACGTTGGAAGTTCTCAAAAGATCAAACAACTGGTATTTCATGTGATGATTGATGAGAACGAGGTAGAGTCTAAAACCTGGAAAATTTGGTCATTTTTTGTGGTCGCTTCTTTAGTGTTATGTGGTGTTATCTTTCTGATCTCCTTTTTATTTTCTCGAGATATGGTGGAAGCAATCAAACTCCTGACATCAGCTATGGTTGATTTGGACCAATGGAAACCAGAAACTTTACCAACCCATAGAAGTGATGAAATAGGACAGATGGGGCGGGTATTTGTTGAAATGAAAGAGGAGTTAGCCGAACATCAAAATCATCTAGAAGAGATGGTAAACCAGCGCACTCGAGAGTTGAATGATACTTTATCTGAAATGCAAAAGATGCAGGAAAAACAAGATGGAGATTATTTTTTAACTTCACTACTCATCAAACCACTAAAGGGATCTTTTGCAAAATCAGAGACTGTTTCGATTCAAATTTTCGAAAGGCAAATGAAGCAGTTTCAGTTTCGTAACAAACAATCTGAGATTGGTGGCGATTTATCTGTTTCTGATTCAATTTATCTCATGGGGAAAAAATACACTGTATTTTTAAATGCAGATGCAATGGGAAAATCCATACAAGGTGCTGGTGGTGCATTGGTTATGGGAACAGTATTTAAATCAATCATTACTCGTACTCAGAAACTAAGATACATGCAGGACAGGCACCCCGAACGTTGGTTAAAGGAATGTTTCCAAGAGGTACATAATGTTTTCATTAGTTTTGATGGTCATATGTTACTTTCGGCTATATTAGGTTTGGTGGATGAAGAAACAGGTACATTGTACTACATCAATGCCGAACACCCTTGGATTGTTTTGTACCGAGATGGAGTAGCGAGTTTTTTGGAAAACGAACATTCGTTGCGTAAGATTGGCTTTACGGAAATGAGTGGTGATGAAGTAGTCATTCAAATTTATCCATTACGTCCTGGTGATGTCTTGATTTTGGGTTCTGATGGCCGGGATGATTTGTTTGTGGGTCATTCTGGCGGAAACAGGATGATCAACGATGATGAAACTGTATTCCTTCGCCATGTCACAGAAGGTGCTGGAGATTTAGCAGAGATCTGCCGTGTGATGATGTTATTCGGTGAATTAACTGATGATTTGAGTCTCATGAGGATTTCATTTTTAGAGGAAGTTGCATATGCTGCAAAAGAATCTACAAAAAACAATACATATTATAAAATGTTAGGTGAAGGAATTCAGTCCTACAGAGATGGTGAGTGGAATAATGCTATATTTGCTTTAGAACTTGCTTTGGAATCTGAACCAGATGATTTGTATTGTTTGAGAGAATTGTCCAAACTCTATATGAAATCTAAAGATTATGAAAAAGCGATTGTACTCGCAAATCGATATCTACAATTAAATCCAGGTGATACAGACTTTTTATTTTACATCGCATATGCTCACAAACAAAAAAGAGATTTTGTTCTTGCGACAGACTATGCAGAGAGACTCAGGTATCGAGATCCAAAGAATTTTAACAACTTACTTCTGTTAGCAGAAATATTGATGCATAGAAGAGACATTGAACGATCCAAAGAAGTTTTACTGGCATTACAAGAAATGGCACCTGAAAATCCCAAAGTATTAAAACTAAAAAACTTTTGGAAAAAAATGGTAACAACTTCTGTCACGTAA
- the pgsB gene encoding poly-gamma-glutamate synthase PgsB, whose product MKPNATLFFLIILVLVIYYTIEVILHNLTLKKFKYRIHVNGTRGKSSVTRLIRAGLSVSGHSVFAKTTGTLARMIFPDGSEKSISRFGKPSILEQIKILKKAKSSGADIVVLECMALEPRYQWASEGQILHSDIGVITNIREDHLEIMGPKLIDVAKTLLSASPINGTLVVGPNDFEKEVLDVCLDRNTKAIILSKEEIESVTDEEIQRFPYWEHKENVYLALKVCELLGVERNDALNAMWKVNPDPGALSVLPIHFFGKEFIYANAMAANDPSSTKLIWNSILQRYPDIKKRFILFHTREDRPERTIQLTKEFANWEGYDAIILIGSSTSFAFQCLKSYSNTDVPIYVWEHLSLDGIFESLISILPKQSLVFGMGNIVGLGMNLSLYFKNRSEQTYE is encoded by the coding sequence ATGAAACCAAATGCCACCTTATTTTTTCTCATAATTTTGGTTTTAGTAATTTATTATACAATTGAGGTGATTTTACATAATCTAACCTTAAAAAAATTCAAATATAGAATCCACGTCAACGGTACTAGGGGAAAGTCAAGTGTAACAAGACTTATACGAGCCGGTCTCTCTGTATCTGGGCATTCAGTTTTTGCAAAAACAACAGGAACACTTGCTCGTATGATCTTCCCAGATGGTTCCGAAAAATCTATTTCAAGATTTGGGAAACCATCTATATTGGAACAAATCAAAATTCTCAAAAAAGCAAAATCATCTGGAGCAGACATTGTTGTATTAGAATGTATGGCCTTGGAACCACGATACCAGTGGGCAAGTGAAGGTCAAATTTTGCATTCTGACATTGGAGTGATCACAAACATTAGAGAAGATCACTTGGAAATTATGGGACCAAAATTAATTGATGTCGCAAAAACATTGTTATCTGCAAGCCCAATCAACGGAACACTTGTTGTGGGTCCAAACGATTTTGAAAAAGAAGTCCTAGATGTTTGTTTGGATAGAAATACTAAAGCAATCATTCTATCCAAAGAAGAGATTGAATCTGTTACTGATGAAGAAATACAAAGGTTCCCATATTGGGAACACAAAGAGAATGTATATCTTGCACTTAAAGTTTGTGAATTATTGGGTGTGGAACGTAATGATGCCTTAAATGCAATGTGGAAAGTAAATCCAGATCCAGGAGCTCTTTCCGTATTACCAATTCACTTTTTTGGAAAAGAGTTTATCTACGCGAATGCTATGGCGGCCAATGATCCTAGTAGCACAAAACTCATCTGGAATTCTATTTTGCAAAGGTATCCAGATATTAAAAAACGGTTCATTTTATTCCATACAAGAGAAGATCGCCCAGAACGAACCATACAACTCACAAAAGAGTTTGCCAATTGGGAAGGTTATGATGCCATTATTTTGATTGGTTCATCTACTTCATTTGCGTTTCAATGTTTAAAATCATATTCGAATACGGATGTTCCTATTTATGTATGGGAACACTTAAGTTTAGATGGGATATTTGAATCGTTAATATCGATACTTCCAAAACAATCATTGGTATTTGGAATGGGGAACATAGTGGGACTTGGCATGAATTTGTCTTTATACTTTAAGAATAGGTCAGAACAAACATATGAATGA
- the pgsC gene encoding poly-gamma-glutamate biosynthesis protein PgsC: MNEILPLSIGLSLVISLVFSELFGILGTGLVVPGYLALSLTHPKNIALTFLIAFLSFICVELLSKFLMIFGKRKIVFILLFGYFFGYLLNYQILPDIDLQYLSEVRGIGFIIPGLIAVWYERQGVMETTSVLILAAIFVKILLIFLLGNELENL; encoded by the coding sequence ATGAATGAAATTCTTCCTTTGTCGATTGGACTTAGTTTGGTAATCAGTTTGGTTTTTTCAGAATTGTTCGGTATTTTAGGTACGGGACTCGTTGTGCCAGGTTACCTTGCATTATCTCTCACACATCCCAAAAATATCGCTCTCACTTTTCTCATCGCATTTTTATCATTTATCTGCGTTGAACTTCTCTCAAAATTTTTAATGATCTTTGGCAAAAGAAAAATAGTCTTCATCTTGTTATTTGGATACTTTTTTGGTTATTTATTAAATTATCAAATTTTACCAGACATTGATTTACAGTATTTATCTGAAGTAAGAGGAATCGGATTCATCATTCCTGGACTCATTGCTGTATGGTACGAAAGACAAGGTGTAATGGAAACAACTTCCGTATTAATCTTAGCTGCCATATTCGTAAAAATTCTTTTAATTTTTCTTTTGGGAAATGAATTAGAAAACTTATGA